One window of Xylocopa sonorina isolate GNS202 chromosome 9, iyXylSono1_principal, whole genome shotgun sequence genomic DNA carries:
- the Npc1a gene encoding Niemann-Pick type C-1a isoform X3, whose protein sequence is MYWLYVFSRGHRTLTDISMSHINVMIFTLAAWSLISAVSAADNGHCIWYGECYMDAMRHKKNCHYTGPPKLLSTEGQKLLYKNCPHLMVDSGQGINTCCDANQLQTMDNNIKLAANFISRCPSCLDNLVKHFCEFTCSTQQSKFINVTEVQKTNDGKEYVNKIDIYITNKYLEGTFNSCSKVSVPSTGQLALDLMCGAWGASRCTPLKWFHYMGDAANNAYVPFQITYINTDNPVDIFTPVDPVVTPCNKALNASTPACSCVDCESSCPVPPPSPPLPEPFTILGYDGYAVMMIIIFLCGSALFILSIVCFSNRKQIVARGEEVGRHVGRRLAAGLHYPEDGARIALAADQEDSPLQSKRSNDLPSGFDDGEQSTFIEKLGAGTDKLLAEFFCWWGTACASRPWLVLFAGVLFIIGLGCGIEYIHVTTDPVELWAAPESRSRIEREYFDQHFEPFYRNEQIIITSVGLPNIVHNTSNGPITFGPVFNDTFLKTVYKLQEGIKQIITPNNYTLADICFAPLTGPFTGPLTASQCAIQSIWGYWQDNVEAFDYVVEEDNFTVNYLDHYRVCTQNAYNPECLASYGGPVEPAIAVGGFLTPGQDLHNPSYEKATAVILTILVNNYHNKSKLHPAMEWEKSYVEFMKNWIATEKPAFMDIAFTSERSIEDELNRESQSDVSTILVSYIIMFAYIAISLGQIKNCSRLLIDSKITLGLGGVLIVLASVVCSVGLFGFVGMPATLIIIEVIPFLVLAVGVDNIFILVQTHQREGRRPNESIPEHIGRVLGQVGPSMLLTSVSESCCFFLGGLSDMPAVKAFALYAGMALLVDFVLQVTCFVSLLALDTIRQANNRLDVCCFVHGSKKDDGEEVVNGILYKLFKIVYVPFLMKKWVRAFVMLIFFGWLCSSIAVVPHIEIGLDQELSMPEDSFVLKYFKFLNSYLSIGPPMYFVVREGLNYTDPNVQNLVCGGQRCNDDSVSTQIFVASKQSNRTYIAKPASSWIDDYIDWTNLPSCCKYFKSNSSFCPHTGSPAYCASCDIHFNEMGRPIDFSHYVSFFLQDNPDDTCAKGGHAAYGHGVNYVTQPGTNLSHVGASYFSTYHSILKTSADYYESMRAARTVSANITNMINSHLKELGYDSTVEVFPYSVFYVFYEQYLTMWPDTLQSIGISLIAIFVVTFLLMGLDIFSSIVVVITITMIVVNIGGLMYWWHITLNAVSLVNLVMAVGIAVEFCSHLVHSFSVSVRVTRVERVTDALTNMGSSIFSGITLTKFGGIIVLGFAKSQIFKVFYFRMYLGIVLFGAAHGLIFLPVLLSYIGVMSCQGRRRAHQYDRRARNEFRSQVCGPDSPLLQNDNNQYPTTSYASVNSIDPSHQVIF, encoded by the exons ATGTATTGGTTATATGTGTTCTCCCGAGGTCACCGGACTCTGACAGACATTAGTATGTCGCACATAAACGTGATGATATTTACGCTGGCCGCATGGAGCCTTATCAGCGCG GTATCCGCAGCTGACAATGGTCACTGCATTTGGTATGGAGAATGTTACATGGACGCAATGAGGCACAAAAAGAATTGCCATTACACAGGGCCACCTAAGTTATTGAGTACCGAGGGACAAAAATTACTTTATAAAAATTGTCCTCATTTGATGGTAGATTCTGGACAGGGGATTAATACTTGTTGTGATGCAAATCAGCTACAGACTATGGATAACAATATTAAACTAGCAGCCAATTTTATATCTAGATGCCCTAGCTGCTTGGATAAtttagtaaaacatttttgtgaATTCACTTGTAGCACACAACAAAGCAAGTTTATTAATGTTACAGAAGTACAAAAAACAAACGATG gAAAAGAATACGTCAATAAAATTGATATTTATATAACAAATAAGTACCTTGAAGGTACATTCAACTCCTGTAGCAAGGTGTCAGTACCCAGTACTGGACAATTAGCATTGGATTTAATGTGTGGAGCATGGGGAGCTAGTAGATGTACCCCGTTAAAATGGTTTCATTATATGGGTGATGCAGCAAATAATGCATATGTACCTTTCCAAATTACGTACATAAATACAGACAATCCTGTTGATATATTTACTCCTGTGGATCCTGTAGTTACACCTTGCAACAAAGCATTGAATGCAA GCACACCGGCGTGTAGCTGTGTAGACTGCGAAAGCAGTTGTCCAGTGCCACCCCCATCTCCTCCTTTGCCAGAACCATTTACCATTCTTGGCTATGATGGATATGCTGTGATGATGATCATTATTTTCCTGTGTGGCTCAGCTCTCTTCATTTTGTCAATTGTATGCTTCAGTAATAGGAAGCAGATTG TTGCACGAGGTGAGGAAGTAGGAAGGCATGTGGGTAGACGCCTAGCCGCAGGGTTACATTATCCAGAAGATGGTGCGCGTATTGCTCTCGCCGCAGACCAGGAAGACAGCCCACTTCAATCTAAGCGTTCCA ATGATTTGCCGAGCGGATTCGATGACGGGGAACAGTCGACGTTCATCGAAAAATTGGGTGCAGGTACCGACAAATTGTTGGCAGAATTCTTTTGTTGGTGGGGTACAG CGTGTGCATCACGACCGTGGTTAGTTCTCTTCGCTGGTGTCCTATTTATCATTGGTTTGGGATGTGGAATAGAATATATACACGTTACCACCGATCCGGTCGAGCTATGGGCTGCTCCAGAATCACGCTCACGAATCGAAAGAGAATATTTCGACCAACACTTTGAACCGTTTTATCGAAATgagcagataattataacatCTGTTGGTTTGCCTAAT ATTGTGCATAATACATCTAATGGTCCAATAACATTTGGACCGGTATTTAACGATACCTTCCTTAAGACTGTTTATAAGCTGCAAGAAGgaataaaacaaataattactcCGAACAATTATACTTTAGCAGACATATGTTTTGCTCCATTGACTGGTCCATTTACCGGACCACTAACAGCCTCGCAGTGTGCCATTCAAAGTATTTGGGGCTATTGGCAAGATAATGTAGAAGCATTTGATTATGTTGTAGAGGAGGATAATTTCACAGTAAATTATTTGGACCACTACAGAGTTTGCACCCA AAATGCATACAATCCTGAATGTCTTGCATCTTATGGAGGTCCAGTGGAACCAGCAATAGCGGTTGGAGGATTTTTAACACCTGGTCAAGATCTTCATAATCCTTCATATGAAAAAGCCACAGCAGTGATTTTGACCATACTAGTAAATAACtatcataataaatctaaacTACACCCGGCAATGGAGTGGGAAAAGAG TTATGTTGAATTCATGAAAAATTGGATAGCTACTGAAAAACCAGCATTCATGGATATTGCTTTCACTTCAGAACGCTCTATAGAAGATGAATTGAACCGCGAATCTCAGTCGGATGTTTCAACTATTCTCGTGTCGTACATCATTATGTTTGCATATATTGCAATTTCTCTTGGCCAAATAAAGAATTGTAGTCGACTTTTG ATCGATTCTAAAATTACTCTCGGCCTTGGCGGTGTACTTATAGTACTGGCCTCTGTTGTCTGTTCCGTTGGTTTATTCGGTTTTGTTGGTATGCCAGCTACCCTCATTATTATTGAAGTCATACCATTCCTTGTCCTTGCTGTCGGCGTAGACAATATTTTCATTCTGGTCCAAACTCATCAAAGAGAAGGTCGTCGTCCGAATGAGTCGATACCTGAACATATCGGTCGTGTTCTAGGTCAAGTCGGACCAAGTATGCTACTTACAAGTGTATCAGAAAGTTGTTGTTTCTTCCTTG GTGGATTATCCGACATGCCTGCTGTTAAAGCTTTTGCATTATATGCCGGTATGGCATTATTAGTAGACTTTGTGCTGCAAGTGACGTGTTTCGTTAGTTTATTAGCATTAGATACTATTCGCCAAGCA AACAACAGACTTGATGTATGCTGTTTTGTACATGGCTCAAAGAAAGACGACGGAGAAGAAGTAGTAAATGGAATTTTATACAAACTTTTTAAAATTGTTTATGTGCCATTCCTAATGAAAAAGTGGGTACGCGCATTCGTCATGTTGATATTCTTTGGTTGGCTTTGTTCAAGCATTGCAGTTGTTCCACATATCGAAATTGGTCTGGATCAAGAACTTTCTATGCCCGAAGATAGTTTTGTTTTGAAATACTTCAAG TTTTTAAATAGTTACCTATCTATCGGACCACCAATGTATTTTGTTGTAAGAGAAGGTCTAAACTATACAGATCCAAACGTGCAGAATCTTGTATGCGGCGGCCAACGTTGTAACGATGATTCAGTATCTACTCAAATATTTGTTGCGTCGAAACAGTCGAATAG GACATATATAGCGAAGCCTGCATCGTCGTGGATAGACGACTATATCGATTGGACTAATTTACCATCCTgttgtaaatattttaaatcaaATAGTTCCTTCTGTCCACATACAG GATCTCCTGCATATTGCGCATCTTGCGATATCCATTTTAATGAAATGGGTCGACCCATAGACTTTAGTCATTATGTATCATTCTTTTTACAAGATAATCCTGATGATACATGTGCCAAAGGAGGTCACGCTGCTTACGGTCACGGTGTTAATTATGTTACTCAACCCGGGACAAACCTATCGCATGTCGGAGCGTCTTATTTTTCAACATATCATAGTATTTTGAAAACGTCGGCCGATTATTACGAATCAATGAGAGCTGCAAGAACTGTGTCGGCAAATATAACAAACATGATTAACAGTCATCTAAAAGAGTTGGGCTACGATTCAACTGTTGAGGTTTTCCCGTACAGCGTGTTCTACGTTTTCTATGAACAGTACTTAACCATGTGGCCTGACACGTTGCAAAGCATAGGAATATCTTTAATTGCCATTTTTGTGGTGACTTTCTTATTGATGGGCTTGGATATATTTTCATCTATTGTCGTTGTAATAACCATCACGATGATTGTCGTTAATATCGGTGGTTTAATGTATTGGTGGCATATAACATTAAATGCAGTGTCACTCGTTAATCTAGTTATG GCTGTTGGAATTGCCGTCGAATTTTGTAGTCATTTGGTACATTCTTTCTCAGTATCAGTAAGAGTGACGAGAGTCGAAAGAGTAACTGATGCATTGACGAATATGGGAAGTTCGATCTTCAGCGGTATCACTCTTACCAAGTTTGGTGGTATCATAGTATTAGGTTTTGCCAAAAGTCAAATTTTCAAG GTATTCTACTTCAGAATGTATCTTGGTATTGTGCTATTTGGAGCTGCACATGGTTTGATATTCTTGCCAGTATTACTTAGCTATATTG GCGTGATGTCGTGCCAAGGGCGTAGAAGAGCCCATCAGTATGACAGGAGGGCTAGAAACGAATTTAGGAGTCAAGTATGCGGGCCTGACTCTCCTTTACTCCAAAATGACAACAATCAGTACCCAACCACTTCCTACGCCAGTGTGAACTCCATAGATCCTTCGCATCAAGtgattttctaa
- the Npc1a gene encoding Niemann-Pick type C-1a isoform X6, giving the protein MYWLYVFSRGHRTLTDISMSHINVMIFTLAAWSLISAVSAADNGHCIWYGECYMDAMRHKKNCHYTGPPKLLSTEGQKLLYKNCPHLMVDSGQGINTCCDANQLQTMDNNIKLAANFISRCPSCLDNLVKHFCEFTCSTQQSKFINVTEVQKTNDGKEYVNKIDIYITNKYLEGTFNSCSKVSVPSTGQLALDLMCGAWGASRCTPLKWFHYMGDAANNAYVPFQITYINTDNPVDIFTPVDPVVTPCNKALNASTPACSCVDCESSCPVPPPSPPLPEPFTILGYDGYAVMMIIIFLCGSALFILSIVCFSNRKQIDDLPSGFDDGEQSTFIEKLGAGTDKLLAEFFCWWGTACASRPWLVLFAGVLFIIGLGCGIEYIHVTTDPVELWAAPESRSRIEREYFDQHFEPFYRNEQIIITSVGLPNIVHNTSNGPITFGPVFNDTFLKTVYKLQEGIKQIITPNNYTLADICFAPLTGPFTGPLTASQCAIQSIWGYWQDNVEAFDYVVEEDNFTVNYLDHYRVCTQNAYNPECLASYGGPVEPAIAVGGFLTPGQDLHNPSYEKATAVILTILVNNYHNKSKLHPAMEWEKSYVEFMKNWIATEKPAFMDIAFTSERSIEDELNRESQSDVSTILVSYIIMFAYIAISLGQIKNCSRLLIDSKITLGLGGVLIVLASVVCSVGLFGFVGMPATLIIIEVIPFLVLAVGVDNIFILVQTHQREGRRPNESIPEHIGRVLGQVGPSMLLTSVSESCCFFLGGLSDMPAVKAFALYAGMALLVDFVLQVTCFVSLLALDTIRQANNRLDVCCFVHGSKKDDGEEVVNGILYKLFKIVYVPFLMKKWVRAFVMLIFFGWLCSSIAVVPHIEIGLDQELSMPEDSFVLKYFKFLNSYLSIGPPMYFVVREGLNYTDPNVQNLVCGGQRCNDDSVSTQIFVASKQSNRTYIAKPASSWIDDYIDWTNLPSCCKYFKSNSSFCPHTGSPAYCASCDIHFNEMGRPIDFSHYVSFFLQDNPDDTCAKGGHAAYGHGVNYVTQPGTNLSHVGASYFSTYHSILKTSADYYESMRAARTVSANITNMINSHLKELGYDSTVEVFPYSVFYVFYEQYLTMWPDTLQSIGISLIAIFVVTFLLMGLDIFSSIVVVITITMIVVNIGGLMYWWHITLNAVSLVNLVMAVGIAVEFCSHLVHSFSVSVRVTRVERVTDALTNMGSSIFSGITLTKFGGIIVLGFAKSQIFKVFYFRMYLGIVLFGAAHGLIFLPVLLSYIGVMSCQGRRRAHQYDRRARNEFRSQVCGPDSPLLQNDNNQYPTTSYASVNSIDPSHQVIF; this is encoded by the exons ATGTATTGGTTATATGTGTTCTCCCGAGGTCACCGGACTCTGACAGACATTAGTATGTCGCACATAAACGTGATGATATTTACGCTGGCCGCATGGAGCCTTATCAGCGCG GTATCCGCAGCTGACAATGGTCACTGCATTTGGTATGGAGAATGTTACATGGACGCAATGAGGCACAAAAAGAATTGCCATTACACAGGGCCACCTAAGTTATTGAGTACCGAGGGACAAAAATTACTTTATAAAAATTGTCCTCATTTGATGGTAGATTCTGGACAGGGGATTAATACTTGTTGTGATGCAAATCAGCTACAGACTATGGATAACAATATTAAACTAGCAGCCAATTTTATATCTAGATGCCCTAGCTGCTTGGATAAtttagtaaaacatttttgtgaATTCACTTGTAGCACACAACAAAGCAAGTTTATTAATGTTACAGAAGTACAAAAAACAAACGATG gAAAAGAATACGTCAATAAAATTGATATTTATATAACAAATAAGTACCTTGAAGGTACATTCAACTCCTGTAGCAAGGTGTCAGTACCCAGTACTGGACAATTAGCATTGGATTTAATGTGTGGAGCATGGGGAGCTAGTAGATGTACCCCGTTAAAATGGTTTCATTATATGGGTGATGCAGCAAATAATGCATATGTACCTTTCCAAATTACGTACATAAATACAGACAATCCTGTTGATATATTTACTCCTGTGGATCCTGTAGTTACACCTTGCAACAAAGCATTGAATGCAA GCACACCGGCGTGTAGCTGTGTAGACTGCGAAAGCAGTTGTCCAGTGCCACCCCCATCTCCTCCTTTGCCAGAACCATTTACCATTCTTGGCTATGATGGATATGCTGTGATGATGATCATTATTTTCCTGTGTGGCTCAGCTCTCTTCATTTTGTCAATTGTATGCTTCAGTAATAGGAAGCAGATTG ATGATTTGCCGAGCGGATTCGATGACGGGGAACAGTCGACGTTCATCGAAAAATTGGGTGCAGGTACCGACAAATTGTTGGCAGAATTCTTTTGTTGGTGGGGTACAG CGTGTGCATCACGACCGTGGTTAGTTCTCTTCGCTGGTGTCCTATTTATCATTGGTTTGGGATGTGGAATAGAATATATACACGTTACCACCGATCCGGTCGAGCTATGGGCTGCTCCAGAATCACGCTCACGAATCGAAAGAGAATATTTCGACCAACACTTTGAACCGTTTTATCGAAATgagcagataattataacatCTGTTGGTTTGCCTAAT ATTGTGCATAATACATCTAATGGTCCAATAACATTTGGACCGGTATTTAACGATACCTTCCTTAAGACTGTTTATAAGCTGCAAGAAGgaataaaacaaataattactcCGAACAATTATACTTTAGCAGACATATGTTTTGCTCCATTGACTGGTCCATTTACCGGACCACTAACAGCCTCGCAGTGTGCCATTCAAAGTATTTGGGGCTATTGGCAAGATAATGTAGAAGCATTTGATTATGTTGTAGAGGAGGATAATTTCACAGTAAATTATTTGGACCACTACAGAGTTTGCACCCA AAATGCATACAATCCTGAATGTCTTGCATCTTATGGAGGTCCAGTGGAACCAGCAATAGCGGTTGGAGGATTTTTAACACCTGGTCAAGATCTTCATAATCCTTCATATGAAAAAGCCACAGCAGTGATTTTGACCATACTAGTAAATAACtatcataataaatctaaacTACACCCGGCAATGGAGTGGGAAAAGAG TTATGTTGAATTCATGAAAAATTGGATAGCTACTGAAAAACCAGCATTCATGGATATTGCTTTCACTTCAGAACGCTCTATAGAAGATGAATTGAACCGCGAATCTCAGTCGGATGTTTCAACTATTCTCGTGTCGTACATCATTATGTTTGCATATATTGCAATTTCTCTTGGCCAAATAAAGAATTGTAGTCGACTTTTG ATCGATTCTAAAATTACTCTCGGCCTTGGCGGTGTACTTATAGTACTGGCCTCTGTTGTCTGTTCCGTTGGTTTATTCGGTTTTGTTGGTATGCCAGCTACCCTCATTATTATTGAAGTCATACCATTCCTTGTCCTTGCTGTCGGCGTAGACAATATTTTCATTCTGGTCCAAACTCATCAAAGAGAAGGTCGTCGTCCGAATGAGTCGATACCTGAACATATCGGTCGTGTTCTAGGTCAAGTCGGACCAAGTATGCTACTTACAAGTGTATCAGAAAGTTGTTGTTTCTTCCTTG GTGGATTATCCGACATGCCTGCTGTTAAAGCTTTTGCATTATATGCCGGTATGGCATTATTAGTAGACTTTGTGCTGCAAGTGACGTGTTTCGTTAGTTTATTAGCATTAGATACTATTCGCCAAGCA AACAACAGACTTGATGTATGCTGTTTTGTACATGGCTCAAAGAAAGACGACGGAGAAGAAGTAGTAAATGGAATTTTATACAAACTTTTTAAAATTGTTTATGTGCCATTCCTAATGAAAAAGTGGGTACGCGCATTCGTCATGTTGATATTCTTTGGTTGGCTTTGTTCAAGCATTGCAGTTGTTCCACATATCGAAATTGGTCTGGATCAAGAACTTTCTATGCCCGAAGATAGTTTTGTTTTGAAATACTTCAAG TTTTTAAATAGTTACCTATCTATCGGACCACCAATGTATTTTGTTGTAAGAGAAGGTCTAAACTATACAGATCCAAACGTGCAGAATCTTGTATGCGGCGGCCAACGTTGTAACGATGATTCAGTATCTACTCAAATATTTGTTGCGTCGAAACAGTCGAATAG GACATATATAGCGAAGCCTGCATCGTCGTGGATAGACGACTATATCGATTGGACTAATTTACCATCCTgttgtaaatattttaaatcaaATAGTTCCTTCTGTCCACATACAG GATCTCCTGCATATTGCGCATCTTGCGATATCCATTTTAATGAAATGGGTCGACCCATAGACTTTAGTCATTATGTATCATTCTTTTTACAAGATAATCCTGATGATACATGTGCCAAAGGAGGTCACGCTGCTTACGGTCACGGTGTTAATTATGTTACTCAACCCGGGACAAACCTATCGCATGTCGGAGCGTCTTATTTTTCAACATATCATAGTATTTTGAAAACGTCGGCCGATTATTACGAATCAATGAGAGCTGCAAGAACTGTGTCGGCAAATATAACAAACATGATTAACAGTCATCTAAAAGAGTTGGGCTACGATTCAACTGTTGAGGTTTTCCCGTACAGCGTGTTCTACGTTTTCTATGAACAGTACTTAACCATGTGGCCTGACACGTTGCAAAGCATAGGAATATCTTTAATTGCCATTTTTGTGGTGACTTTCTTATTGATGGGCTTGGATATATTTTCATCTATTGTCGTTGTAATAACCATCACGATGATTGTCGTTAATATCGGTGGTTTAATGTATTGGTGGCATATAACATTAAATGCAGTGTCACTCGTTAATCTAGTTATG GCTGTTGGAATTGCCGTCGAATTTTGTAGTCATTTGGTACATTCTTTCTCAGTATCAGTAAGAGTGACGAGAGTCGAAAGAGTAACTGATGCATTGACGAATATGGGAAGTTCGATCTTCAGCGGTATCACTCTTACCAAGTTTGGTGGTATCATAGTATTAGGTTTTGCCAAAAGTCAAATTTTCAAG GTATTCTACTTCAGAATGTATCTTGGTATTGTGCTATTTGGAGCTGCACATGGTTTGATATTCTTGCCAGTATTACTTAGCTATATTG GCGTGATGTCGTGCCAAGGGCGTAGAAGAGCCCATCAGTATGACAGGAGGGCTAGAAACGAATTTAGGAGTCAAGTATGCGGGCCTGACTCTCCTTTACTCCAAAATGACAACAATCAGTACCCAACCACTTCCTACGCCAGTGTGAACTCCATAGATCCTTCGCATCAAGtgattttctaa